The following proteins are co-located in the Flavobacteriales bacterium genome:
- a CDS encoding DUF1761 family protein: protein MNFLPILGAALIPTVVGFIWYNPKVFGTAWMKAAEMTEEKMKGANMAVVFGVSLLLSVMLSFVLQTVVIHQMHIYSALMNVMDQPQAQELLKTFMDNYGTEFRTFKHGALHGTIAGIFIVLPVLGTNALFERKGWKYILVNVGYWTVTLALMGGVVCQWA from the coding sequence ATGAATTTCCTACCTATTCTGGGCGCAGCCCTTATTCCTACCGTTGTTGGTTTCATCTGGTACAATCCCAAAGTTTTTGGCACCGCGTGGATGAAAGCGGCCGAGATGACCGAAGAGAAGATGAAAGGAGCCAACATGGCCGTTGTTTTCGGTGTTTCGTTGCTGCTTAGCGTGATGCTTTCATTTGTGCTTCAGACGGTTGTCATTCATCAGATGCATATTTATTCGGCATTGATGAATGTGATGGATCAGCCGCAGGCGCAGGAACTGCTCAAAACCTTTATGGACAACTACGGAACGGAATTCCGCACATTTAAACATGGTGCGTTGCATGGTACCATTGCGGGAATTTTCATCGTTCTTCCCGTTTTGGGAACCAACGCGCTTTTTGAACGAAAAGGGTGGAAGTATATCCTCGTAAACGTTGGTTACTGGACCGTGACACTTGCCTTGATGGGAGGTGTGGTCTGCCAATGGGCTTGA
- a CDS encoding mechanosensitive ion channel, producing MPIDFSALPRPLLYMLILMVAFIFTLWVRRLIHRFVSDSSLLLKVDPTNYSFIKNAASLIIFTLAVFLVIYSVPELRSLGTTLLASAGIATAIVAFASQAALSNIISGVFIVIFKPFRVDDMIRLEGDKAGVVEDITLRHTVIRDFQNQRIIVPNSVISDQTIVNSHITDERFKRQMFFGISYDSNIDKAFQIIQDEADKHPNTIDARTPEEKKNGWPKVKCRVIGFGDSSVNLRADVWAKNPDESWEQFCDLNKSIKERFDREGIEIPFPYRTIVYKKDLPKNG from the coding sequence ATGCCAATTGACTTCTCTGCGCTTCCGCGCCCGCTGCTATATATGCTCATTCTTATGGTGGCTTTCATATTCACGCTGTGGGTCCGAAGGCTCATTCACCGATTTGTAAGTGATAGTTCGCTGCTGCTCAAGGTCGATCCGACCAATTACAGTTTTATCAAGAATGCGGCATCGCTTATCATTTTCACACTTGCGGTTTTCTTGGTCATTTATTCCGTACCAGAATTACGCTCGTTGGGAACAACGCTCTTGGCATCGGCAGGAATTGCCACCGCCATTGTGGCGTTTGCATCACAGGCAGCACTTTCCAACATCATCAGCGGTGTTTTCATCGTCATTTTCAAACCCTTTCGGGTGGATGATATGATACGCTTGGAAGGCGACAAGGCAGGAGTTGTGGAAGACATCACGTTGCGCCACACCGTTATTCGCGATTTTCAGAACCAGCGGATCATCGTTCCCAATTCGGTCATCAGCGATCAGACCATCGTCAATTCACACATCACGGACGAGCGTTTCAAGCGCCAGATGTTCTTTGGGATAAGTTATGACAGTAATATAGATAAGGCGTTTCAAATTATTCAGGATGAAGCAGATAAGCATCCGAATACCATTGATGCCAGAACGCCAGAGGAGAAGAAGAACGGTTGGCCGAAAGTGAAATGCCGCGTTATCGGTTTTGGCGATTCATCGGTCAATCTACGCGCGGATGTTTGGGCAAAAAATCCAGACGAATCATGGGAGCAGTTCTGCGATCTGAACAAGAGCATCAAGGAGCGTTTCGACCGAGAGGGAATCGAAATTCCATTCCCGTACAGAACCATCGTTTACAAGAAAGACCTTCCGAAAAATGGCTAA
- a CDS encoding HEPN domain-containing protein, protein MQSFRTELENPVVEKDILDLEKKIRLFKEGKVDEEKFRSLRLARGVYGQRQQGVQMIRIKIPYGRMTSEQLIKIADISDEYASSTLHATTRQDIQIHYVSLDRTPQLWHELEKSNITLREACGNTVRNITASDKAGIDPEEPFDVSPYAQQMFEYFLRNPICQEMGRKFKIAFASTVKDTSFTLIHDLGFIPVLNGEKRGFKVLIGGGLGAQPHLALTAFEFLEEEKIIPFTAATLRIFDRYGERNRRNKARFKYLLQDVGLEELMKQIKGEYVALKDQEVWVDRNAVITPEPPKLGTVLTARIKDREHYDNWLKTNVFEQKQEGFFGVFVRVPLGNISSDTARAFAKVVKEFAADDIRVTINQGYLLRYVTQEALSPLYEGLNALGLAEPGFDSVADITACPGTDTCNLGISNSTGTALELEKVIRSEYPELIHNRDIKIKISGCMNSCGQHGIANIGFHGSSMKHDGKVVPAMQVLLGGGTLGNGNGTVADKVIKIPSKRTPDLLRSVLNDYEENGLEGEYFNDYYQRLGNHYFYELFKPLAELETIQESDYYDWGKEQLFKPEIGLGECAGVVIDLVQTLFFEAEEKLEWATEALKESRYADGIYHTYTAFVNGAKGLLLGDNVRCNTQAGIISDFDKTFVETVKIQFGTTFTELVLTMRSEKPSKEFAKLYFAQAEQFLVTIKNYREEQLKGEK, encoded by the coding sequence ATGCAGAGTTTCAGAACAGAGTTAGAAAACCCCGTGGTTGAGAAGGACATTCTCGATCTGGAAAAGAAGATCCGTCTCTTCAAAGAAGGCAAGGTTGACGAGGAGAAATTCCGCAGTCTGCGGTTGGCGCGAGGCGTTTACGGCCAGCGGCAGCAAGGCGTGCAGATGATCCGCATCAAGATCCCGTACGGCAGGATGACCAGCGAGCAACTGATTAAGATCGCGGACATTTCGGATGAGTACGCCAGCAGCACGCTGCATGCTACCACGCGACAGGACATTCAGATCCATTACGTGAGTTTGGACCGAACACCACAGCTTTGGCACGAATTGGAAAAATCCAACATCACACTTCGCGAAGCTTGCGGAAACACGGTGCGCAACATTACGGCTTCTGACAAGGCTGGCATCGACCCCGAAGAGCCGTTCGATGTCTCGCCTTATGCGCAGCAGATGTTCGAATATTTTCTACGAAATCCGATCTGTCAGGAAATGGGGCGTAAGTTCAAAATCGCCTTTGCGTCAACGGTCAAAGACACGTCTTTCACCCTCATCCACGACCTCGGGTTCATCCCTGTTCTAAATGGAGAAAAGCGCGGTTTCAAAGTGCTTATCGGTGGTGGCTTGGGTGCTCAGCCGCATTTGGCTCTGACCGCTTTCGAGTTTCTCGAAGAAGAAAAGATCATCCCATTCACCGCTGCTACGTTGCGCATTTTCGACCGTTACGGAGAGCGAAATCGTAGAAACAAGGCGCGATTCAAATACTTGCTTCAGGATGTCGGTTTGGAAGAACTGATGAAGCAGATCAAGGGCGAGTACGTAGCGTTGAAGGATCAAGAAGTTTGGGTTGATCGAAACGCGGTCATCACGCCCGAACCACCAAAATTGGGAACCGTGCTTACCGCTCGCATCAAAGACCGAGAGCATTATGACAACTGGCTCAAAACGAACGTTTTTGAGCAGAAACAGGAAGGTTTCTTCGGGGTTTTTGTCCGTGTTCCGTTGGGAAATATTTCATCCGATACTGCCCGTGCTTTTGCCAAGGTGGTGAAGGAATTTGCGGCTGATGACATCCGTGTGACCATCAATCAAGGTTATCTGTTGCGCTACGTAACGCAAGAAGCACTTTCGCCCTTGTATGAAGGACTGAACGCGCTCGGTTTGGCAGAACCAGGCTTCGACAGTGTGGCCGACATTACGGCTTGTCCAGGAACGGACACCTGCAACTTGGGGATTTCCAACAGCACGGGAACGGCACTTGAATTGGAAAAAGTGATTCGTTCGGAATACCCAGAATTGATTCATAACCGTGACATCAAAATCAAGATCAGCGGTTGCATGAACTCATGCGGGCAGCACGGCATTGCCAACATCGGTTTCCATGGAAGTTCCATGAAGCATGACGGAAAAGTCGTTCCTGCCATGCAAGTGCTTTTGGGCGGTGGAACGCTCGGAAACGGCAATGGAACGGTGGCCGATAAGGTCATCAAAATTCCATCGAAAAGAACACCTGATTTGCTTCGTTCGGTATTGAATGATTACGAAGAAAACGGGCTTGAAGGCGAGTACTTCAATGACTACTACCAGCGTTTGGGCAACCATTATTTCTATGAACTTTTCAAGCCGCTTGCCGAGTTGGAAACGATTCAAGAGAGCGATTACTACGATTGGGGCAAAGAACAACTTTTCAAGCCTGAAATTGGATTGGGAGAGTGTGCTGGTGTGGTTATTGACCTTGTGCAAACACTGTTTTTCGAAGCTGAAGAAAAGCTCGAATGGGCTACAGAAGCATTGAAGGAAAGTCGCTACGCAGATGGCATTTACCACACCTACACCGCTTTTGTTAACGGAGCAAAAGGCTTGCTTTTGGGCGACAACGTCCGTTGCAACACACAGGCAGGCATCATCTCCGATTTCGACAAAACGTTCGTGGAAACGGTCAAAATTCAATTTGGAACGACATTCACGGAACTGGTGTTGACAATGCGTTCGGAGAAACCCTCGAAGGAATTCGCAAAACTGTATTTCGCGCAAGCGGAGCAATTCCTTGTCACCATCAAAAATTACAGAGAAGAACAACTGAAAGGAGAAAAATGA
- a CDS encoding O-succinylhomoserine sulfhydrylase translates to MKENQFETEAIRTQMERTAQMEHSVPLYLTSSFMFEDAEHMRAVFADEAGGNIYSRFTNPNATELIDKMCKLEGAEAGYATATGMAAVYAGFAALLSSGDHILSCRSIFGSTHTVLTKILPRFGITTTYVDVDDLESWEKAIQPNTKMIFVETPSNPGLDVIDLEFVGKLAAKHNLIFHVDNCFATPYLQRPIDFGAHLVSHSGTKWIDGQGRVTGGILLGDKKLIDDVYTFCRSTGPAISPFNAWVLSKSLETLAVRMDRHCDNAVKLANCLEHHPELSNIRYPGLLSHPQYKVAQKQMKKGGGLITFEVKGGVERGKKFLDALQMCSVTANLGDSRTIITHPASTTHAKLTEEERQAVGISAGLVRVSVGLENISDIISDIEQALERSK, encoded by the coding sequence ATGAAAGAGAATCAGTTTGAAACCGAAGCCATCCGAACGCAAATGGAGCGTACGGCTCAAATGGAACACAGCGTGCCGTTGTATCTCACTTCAAGCTTCATGTTTGAAGATGCGGAGCACATGCGTGCCGTTTTTGCTGATGAGGCAGGGGGCAACATCTACAGCCGATTTACAAATCCGAATGCCACCGAACTCATTGACAAGATGTGCAAGTTGGAAGGTGCGGAGGCTGGATATGCAACCGCCACGGGAATGGCTGCTGTTTACGCTGGGTTTGCAGCATTGCTAAGTAGTGGAGACCACATTCTCAGCTGTCGCTCGATCTTCGGTTCCACGCATACCGTGCTGACCAAAATTCTTCCTCGGTTCGGTATTACCACTACTTACGTAGATGTGGATGATCTGGAAAGTTGGGAAAAAGCCATTCAGCCAAACACGAAAATGATATTCGTGGAAACCCCGTCCAACCCAGGTTTGGATGTAATTGACCTTGAATTTGTGGGGAAATTGGCGGCAAAGCACAACCTGATTTTCCATGTGGATAACTGCTTTGCTACGCCTTATTTGCAACGTCCGATCGATTTTGGAGCTCATTTGGTAAGTCATTCAGGTACGAAATGGATCGATGGCCAAGGACGCGTTACTGGTGGAATTCTACTTGGTGACAAGAAGCTGATCGATGATGTCTATACCTTCTGTCGTTCAACTGGGCCAGCAATTTCTCCGTTCAATGCGTGGGTGCTTTCCAAGAGTTTGGAAACGTTGGCGGTACGAATGGACCGTCATTGCGACAATGCAGTAAAACTGGCCAATTGCCTCGAACACCATCCCGAACTTTCGAATATCCGCTACCCTGGATTGCTTTCTCATCCGCAGTACAAAGTGGCACAGAAACAGATGAAAAAAGGTGGCGGACTCATCACCTTCGAAGTAAAAGGCGGTGTAGAACGCGGAAAGAAATTCTTGGACGCGCTACAGATGTGTTCGGTCACCGCCAACTTGGGCGATTCTCGAACTATTATCACGCATCCAGCATCAACCACGCACGCAAAACTCACCGAAGAAGAACGTCAGGCCGTTGGAATTTCAGCTGGCCTGGTGCGTGTTTCGGTTGGTTTGGAGAACATTTCCGACATCATTTCAGACATCGAACAGGCGCTTGAAAGGTCGAAATGA
- a CDS encoding cytochrome C — MKRVLLVLLLIVVALIVGGYVFVNKAYNHSYNEEFPVEEITINADSAMITHGKYLALGPAHCAHCHSTLDNIEALERGEEVPMHGGFAFELPFGNIYSRNITSDVETGIGGYSDGEIYRMMRHNIRPNGRVCIDFMPFFNMSEYDVRSVIAYLRTLEPIRNEVPENQPNFLGKVILGLAIKPSMPKGTPPEFVKRDSTIEYGEYLAFSVANCYGCHTNRDLQTGQFIGEPYAGGFKIGPDASTGNWTFVSPNLTPDAETGVMANWSEEQFIERMRGGRVHRTSPMPWGPFSRLDDSDLKAIYRFLRTVEPVKQDNGVAAIAPTEEGA, encoded by the coding sequence ATGAAACGCGTTTTACTTGTCCTGTTATTGATTGTTGTTGCCTTGATAGTTGGAGGCTATGTCTTTGTAAACAAGGCTTATAATCACAGTTACAATGAAGAATTCCCCGTTGAGGAAATCACCATCAATGCCGATTCGGCCATGATCACGCATGGAAAGTATCTGGCGCTGGGACCTGCGCATTGCGCCCATTGTCACAGCACTCTGGACAACATTGAGGCGCTGGAACGCGGTGAAGAAGTTCCGATGCATGGCGGTTTCGCGTTCGAACTTCCATTCGGAAACATCTATTCAAGAAACATCACCTCAGATGTGGAAACAGGTATTGGTGGATATAGCGATGGTGAGATCTATCGAATGATGCGTCACAATATTCGTCCGAATGGCCGTGTGTGTATCGATTTCATGCCATTCTTCAATATGTCTGAATATGACGTGAGATCGGTGATCGCCTATTTGAGAACGCTGGAGCCGATAAGAAATGAGGTTCCTGAGAACCAGCCGAATTTCCTGGGCAAGGTGATTCTTGGATTGGCCATCAAACCATCAATGCCAAAAGGAACACCGCCTGAATTTGTGAAACGAGATAGCACCATCGAATACGGTGAATACTTGGCTTTCTCCGTTGCCAACTGCTACGGATGCCATACGAACCGCGATCTTCAGACAGGGCAGTTTATCGGAGAACCTTATGCGGGTGGTTTTAAAATTGGTCCAGATGCATCAACCGGCAATTGGACGTTCGTATCACCCAACCTCACTCCAGATGCTGAAACTGGCGTGATGGCGAATTGGAGCGAAGAACAGTTCATTGAGCGAATGCGAGGAGGCCGTGTTCACAGGACATCGCCCATGCCTTGGGGGCCTTTTTCCAGATTGGATGATTCGGACCTGAAAGCGATCTATCGTTTCTTGAGAACGGTGGAACCTGTAAAGCAGGACAACGGAGTTGCCGCTATCGCTCCTACTGAAGAAGGCGCCTAA
- the metX gene encoding homoserine O-acetyltransferase: protein MNPVQKYIHNQPFPLECGAILPQVEIAYHTYGELNAAGDNVIWVCHALTANSDVADWWSGLFGEGRTFDPSKCFIVCANILGSCYGSSGPLTENPETGKPYFGSFPMVTIRDMVKAHQLLQAHLGVKKIALGMGGSMGGYQLMEWAIADESLFNNLCLLVTSAKASAWEISIHEAQRLAIEADATWKDESPNAGANGLKAARGIGMLTYRNYEAFKQTQEDEEEKLVGYKAASYIRYQGEKLVKRFNAQSYILLSKAMDSHNLGRGRSSVEEALRMIQANTLVIGVDSDILCPITEQQFIAKHIPNSQLEVISSPFGHDGFLVETDTVSRLLADFLNSKY from the coding sequence ATGAATCCTGTCCAAAAATACATCCATAACCAACCATTTCCATTGGAGTGTGGCGCGATTCTACCGCAGGTTGAAATCGCCTATCACACGTATGGCGAGTTGAATGCCGCTGGCGATAACGTCATTTGGGTGTGCCATGCGCTTACCGCCAACTCTGATGTTGCTGACTGGTGGAGCGGACTTTTCGGAGAAGGGAGGACGTTTGACCCGAGCAAATGCTTCATCGTTTGCGCCAACATTCTTGGTTCGTGCTATGGCAGTTCGGGGCCGCTGACGGAAAATCCAGAAACTGGAAAACCATATTTCGGTTCGTTTCCGATGGTGACGATACGAGATATGGTAAAAGCGCATCAACTGTTGCAAGCGCATTTGGGCGTGAAGAAAATTGCCCTGGGAATGGGCGGCAGCATGGGCGGTTATCAATTGATGGAATGGGCAATTGCCGATGAAAGTCTTTTCAACAACCTCTGTTTGCTTGTGACAAGCGCCAAAGCATCTGCTTGGGAAATTTCCATTCACGAGGCACAACGGTTGGCCATTGAAGCTGATGCGACTTGGAAAGATGAATCACCCAACGCTGGCGCGAATGGATTGAAAGCCGCTCGCGGAATCGGAATGTTGACATACAGAAACTACGAGGCATTCAAGCAAACGCAAGAAGACGAAGAAGAGAAGTTGGTAGGCTATAAGGCCGCTTCGTACATCCGTTATCAGGGCGAAAAACTGGTGAAACGATTCAACGCGCAGAGTTACATCCTACTATCAAAAGCCATGGACAGCCACAATTTGGGGCGCGGAAGAAGTTCGGTTGAGGAAGCTCTTAGAATGATTCAAGCGAACACGCTGGTAATCGGTGTCGATAGCGACATTCTTTGTCCGATAACGGAGCAACAATTCATCGCGAAGCACATTCCAAATTCGCAGTTAGAGGTCATTTCATCGCCCTTTGGGCATGATGGTTTTTTGGTTGAAACAGATACGGTTTCGCGTCTATTGGCCGACTTTTTGAACTCAAAATATTAA
- a CDS encoding OsmC family peroxiredoxin: MKITLKRLNDNYHMQAQNEDGNTIQMDGSPAIGGENLGARPMQVLLMSLAGCTSIDVISILKKMKQEVADYHVEVDAEREADVVPSLFTNIHIKYILKGNNLEESKVRRAIELSADKYCSVSKILEPTAKITWSYEIK; the protein is encoded by the coding sequence ATGAAGATCACCCTGAAAAGACTGAACGACAACTACCACATGCAAGCCCAAAATGAGGACGGCAACACCATTCAGATGGACGGATCGCCAGCCATTGGTGGAGAGAATTTGGGTGCGCGACCTATGCAGGTATTATTGATGTCGTTGGCGGGCTGTACCAGCATCGATGTCATTTCCATACTCAAGAAAATGAAGCAGGAAGTAGCCGACTATCATGTGGAAGTGGATGCCGAACGCGAAGCCGATGTGGTCCCGAGCCTGTTCACGAACATTCACATCAAGTACATTCTGAAAGGCAACAACCTTGAGGAAAGCAAAGTGAGACGCGCCATTGAACTTTCGGCCGACAAATACTGCTCGGTTTCCAAAATCCTTGAACCGACCGCCAAGATCACTTGGAGCTACGAAATAAAGTAA
- the corA gene encoding magnesium/cobalt transporter CorA, producing MAKKKKNIRRNSAKAGLPPGTLVLIGDQREEPVTIEMIEYSEAEFADFEIDNVSDLHRSLDESSVSWVNINGIHNTEAVAAIGEVYKIHSLVLEDILNTDHRPKVEPFEDYVFFTMKMMWFNEDNELEHEQISIVFGKPYVLCFQERKGDIFGPIRERIRTDSGLIRKKGSDYLVYRLIDTVVDNYFIIIERIEERVEDLEELIMSDSEEDPTRHLQHLKREIITLKRALLPLREAVSGLEKGVSDLVHVDNEKYFRDIYDHLIQIADNLETNREVLSGLMDMQMANMSNRMNQVMKVLTVIASLFIPLTFLAGIYGMNFDNMPELHWKYSYYVVWGLMVVIFIGMLIYFRRKRWF from the coding sequence ATGGCTAAGAAGAAAAAGAACATTCGAAGGAATTCTGCCAAGGCAGGATTACCGCCTGGCACGTTGGTCCTTATTGGCGATCAGCGCGAAGAGCCAGTTACCATCGAGATGATCGAATATTCCGAAGCCGAGTTTGCCGATTTCGAAATTGATAATGTTTCGGATCTGCATCGCTCACTGGATGAATCGAGCGTTTCATGGGTCAACATTAACGGAATTCACAACACGGAGGCCGTTGCGGCCATCGGTGAAGTGTACAAGATCCACAGTCTGGTATTGGAGGATATTCTCAACACCGATCACCGACCCAAAGTGGAACCGTTTGAGGATTACGTTTTCTTCACCATGAAAATGATGTGGTTCAATGAGGACAATGAACTGGAACACGAGCAGATAAGTATTGTCTTCGGAAAACCTTATGTGCTTTGCTTTCAAGAACGCAAGGGCGATATTTTCGGCCCCATTCGCGAACGGATACGAACCGATTCTGGTCTGATACGCAAGAAAGGCTCAGATTATCTGGTTTACCGATTGATCGATACGGTTGTTGACAATTACTTCATCATTATTGAACGGATAGAAGAAAGGGTAGAGGATCTGGAGGAACTGATCATGTCCGATAGCGAGGAAGATCCAACACGTCACTTACAACATCTCAAACGCGAGATCATCACGCTGAAACGGGCACTATTGCCGCTTCGCGAAGCGGTGAGCGGGCTGGAGAAAGGCGTGAGCGATCTGGTTCATGTGGACAACGAAAAGTACTTCCGTGACATCTACGATCATCTCATTCAGATCGCGGACAACTTGGAAACCAACCGCGAAGTGCTTTCTGGTTTGATGGACATGCAAATGGCAAATATGAGCAACCGCATGAACCAAGTGATGAAGGTGCTTACGGTCATTGCTTCACTCTTTATTCCGTTGACGTTTCTCGCTGGCATTTACGGGATGAACTTCGACAACATGCCCGAACTGCATTGGAAGTACAGTTACTATGTGGTCTGGGGGTTGATGGTGGTCATTTTTATCGGCATGCTCATCTACTTCCGAAGAAAAAGGTGGTTCTGA
- a CDS encoding T9SS type A sorting domain-containing protein → MKRTLFALCLWLVFSSASAQSSFLVRNSTWQDFDVEVIQSGTVNVDASEWSAGDTLLGGWYGTSGQQLVSVNRTSSAVPEGDTAYFDIVLSGNTDTVTLKLRLIGTAMGTDLSYSVEGSGFSEPWFDDGNFHEVNTTLAGKSVVIKFKPDNDDSNMDRDVRFAIHDLPVYELDSADFENPNVLNAMYYNIQMLPFGVSGLGQATERATLLPAQISPYQDVVSFAEAFDTSPREDYLIPEMEGQGFIYHTTILNDPGAIPLPWNGGVIIFSRWPIETEEQIDFAECGQAAQDCLANKGVKYARINKLGKIYHVFGTHMDAGGNADDIHARRTQMAEIRDFIADLNLPESEPVIFGGDFNTDPIGSDMDYQAFRDTMDPIIPQHTGYWESNFSGDFGKIIDHAWGDRTHLVPTSITDRIVTVRSLDPVLWDLYDFSDHRCMLGRYTYPDFSMMGADTVICPGDDLTLSVNTDYEVSYQWFKDGNELTGETNASLEFSNALESQSGNYTCLVSYDVVYGNWGDSLTAIFFPDGPDTVQARLHFNFGDIVINEVLCHVGIEEADGRSFHIYPNPTDGLVNISVDEKLIGANMAVYNTVGSQVYSGRLVKPLSTIDLSLFGKGIYLLQLEKEGSRFHQRLVVY, encoded by the coding sequence ATGAAGAGAACATTATTCGCATTGTGTCTTTGGCTGGTTTTTTCGAGTGCAAGCGCGCAATCGTCATTTTTGGTCAGAAACAGTACATGGCAAGACTTTGATGTAGAGGTAATTCAAAGTGGGACCGTCAACGTAGATGCAAGCGAGTGGAGTGCTGGCGACACACTTTTGGGAGGTTGGTACGGAACATCAGGCCAGCAACTGGTTTCAGTGAATCGAACCAGTTCAGCGGTGCCAGAAGGAGATACAGCTTATTTCGATATTGTCCTATCTGGAAATACGGACACAGTAACCTTAAAGCTCCGTTTGATCGGAACTGCAATGGGAACCGATCTGTCGTACTCGGTTGAAGGAAGTGGTTTCTCCGAACCATGGTTCGATGATGGAAATTTTCACGAAGTGAATACGACCTTGGCGGGAAAATCTGTGGTCATCAAATTCAAACCAGACAATGACGACTCGAACATGGACCGAGATGTAAGGTTTGCCATTCACGACCTTCCCGTTTACGAATTGGATTCTGCTGATTTTGAAAACCCGAATGTGCTGAATGCGATGTATTACAATATTCAAATGCTGCCATTCGGAGTTTCGGGCCTCGGACAGGCAACCGAACGCGCCACCTTGCTGCCAGCGCAGATCTCGCCCTATCAGGATGTGGTGTCATTTGCCGAAGCCTTTGATACGAGTCCGCGGGAGGATTATCTCATTCCTGAGATGGAAGGTCAGGGCTTCATTTACCATACGACCATTTTAAATGATCCTGGGGCGATTCCTTTGCCATGGAACGGTGGTGTCATCATTTTCAGCCGTTGGCCGATAGAGACGGAAGAGCAGATCGATTTTGCCGAGTGTGGACAAGCAGCACAAGACTGTCTGGCGAACAAAGGCGTGAAGTACGCACGCATCAACAAACTCGGAAAGATCTACCACGTTTTTGGTACGCACATGGATGCAGGTGGTAACGCGGACGACATTCATGCCCGAAGAACGCAGATGGCCGAGATCCGAGATTTCATTGCGGATCTGAACCTGCCAGAGAGCGAACCTGTGATCTTCGGTGGCGATTTCAACACCGATCCCATCGGTTCAGATATGGACTACCAGGCATTCCGAGATACCATGGATCCGATAATCCCACAGCACACAGGTTACTGGGAGTCCAATTTCAGTGGCGACTTTGGCAAGATCATCGACCACGCTTGGGGAGATAGGACGCATCTTGTGCCTACATCCATCACTGATAGGATCGTTACTGTTCGAAGTCTCGATCCCGTGCTTTGGGACCTTTACGATTTTAGTGACCACCGCTGCATGTTGGGCAGATACACATATCCCGACTTTTCCATGATGGGAGCAGATACGGTCATCTGTCCAGGAGATGACCTGACGCTTTCGGTCAACACGGATTACGAGGTCAGCTACCAATGGTTCAAGGATGGAAATGAGTTGACTGGAGAGACCAATGCAAGCTTGGAATTTTCAAATGCACTCGAATCTCAATCGGGCAACTACACATGTCTGGTGAGCTATGACGTGGTTTATGGCAATTGGGGCGATTCGCTTACTGCCATTTTCTTTCCCGATGGACCAGACACAGTTCAAGCACGTCTGCATTTCAATTTCGGGGATATTGTCATCAATGAAGTGTTGTGCCATGTCGGAATTGAGGAGGCTGATGGACGAAGTTTTCACATCTATCCCAATCCGACCGATGGTTTGGTCAACATTTCGGTTGATGAAAAGCTAATTGGTGCCAACATGGCCGTCTACAACACAGTTGGAAGTCAGGTTTATTCGGGACGTTTGGTCAAACCACTTTCAACTATTGATCTCAGCCTTTTCGGCAAAGGCATTTATCTCCTTCAACTGGAGAAGGAGGGAAGTCGATTCCATCAACGGCTCGTTGTTTATTGA